A stretch of the Solanum dulcamara chromosome 6, daSolDulc1.2, whole genome shotgun sequence genome encodes the following:
- the LOC129891538 gene encoding putative ubiquitin-conjugating enzyme E2 38, with the protein MDVEIEEISSLDDSVKVKDNKEAITKDTPHTVAGSTSGSLDSGNNNSSNSDLTFHEDQNDGDEGMDDECDDVSNYDDDDDYMYYDNDDKDECDYLSMQAQFDNVDLPAGVEATVSWLNEPAPSSKASSQFSSSTHLAGAQTSNSALLEHASSSFAQVPASSSSLVSGGSNSRGKEEATEDELMKKYQSFKHFDVVEDFSDHHYSNLGVQGQQPPKAWSKKVQDEWKILENDLPDTIYVRVYEARMDLLRAVIIGPQGTPYHDGLFVFDVLFPQNYPDVPPMVYYYSGGLRLNPNLYDCGKVCLSLLNTWTGQGNERWMPKTSTMLQVLVSIQALILNSKPFFNEPGYETSYPGPEGKRRSNAYNEDVFILSLKTMTYTLRRPPKHFEDLVIGHFRCHAVDILSACEAYIEGAPVGSVVKGIVQGASTTADRSSSTFKESVSRMKNGLISLFTKNGAKDCDRFRA; encoded by the exons ATGGACGTTGAAATCGAAGAAATTTCTTCTCTTGATGATTCTGTCAAGGTTAAAGACAATAAg GAGGCTATTACTAAGGATACTCCACATACTGTAGCTGGGTCCACATCTGGATCTTTAGACTCTGGCAATAACAACAGTTCCAATTCAGACCTCACATTTCATGAAGATCAGAATGATGGAGATGAAGGGATGGATGATGAATGCGATGATGTGTCAAACTATGATGATGACGATGACTATATGTATTACGACAATGATGATAAGGATGAATGTGATTACTTGAGTATGCAGGCACAATTTGATAATGTTGATTTGCCTGCTGGAGTTGAGGCAACAGTTTCTTGGTTAAATGAACCTGCTCCCAGTTCAAAAGCGTCTTCCCAATTTAGCTCTTCGACTCATCTAGCAGGTGCTCAGACATCAAATTCCGCACTTCTTGAGCATGCAAGTAGTAGTTTTGCTCAGGTCCCTGCTTCAAGCAGTTCTCTGGTGTCTGGAGGGTCAAATTCTCGTGGAAAGGAAGAGGCAACTGAAGATGAACTCATGAAAAAGTATCAAAGTTTTAAGCATTTTGATGTGGTAGAGGACTTCTCAGATCATCATTACAGTAACTTGGGCGTCCAGGGACAACAG CCACCTAAGGCCTGGAGTAAGAAAGTTCAGGATGAGTGGAAAatattggaaaatgatttaCCTG ATACAATATATGTAAGGGTCTACGAAGCTAGGATGGATCTCCTTAGGGCTGTCATCATTGGACCTCAAGGCACTCCATACCATGATGGTCTCTTTGTCTTTGATGTCCTGTTCCCTCAAAATTACCCTGATGTGCCACCA ATGGTGTACTACTACTCTGGTGGTTTGAGACTGAATCCCAACTTGTATGATTGTGGAAAAGTCTGTCTCAGTCTTCTGAACACTTGGACTGGTCAAGGTAACGAAAGGTGGATGCCCAAGACATCGACCATGTTGCAAGTCTTGGTTTCCATACAAGCTCTAATTTTGAATTCAAAGCCTTTCTTTAATGAGCCTGGATATGAAACTTCATATCCTGGACCTGAGGGAAAGAGGAGATCTAACGCTTACAATGAAGATGTTTTTATTCTATCTTTGAAAACAATGACATACACATTGAGGAGGCCACCAAAG cattTTGAAGACCTTGTCATAGGTCATTTCCGTTGCCATGCTGTAGACATTCTCTCTGCCTGCGAGGCATATATAGAAGGAGCTCCAGTTGGTTCTGTGGTCAAGGGAATAGTCCAGGGTGCTAGTACAACTGCAGACAGGAGCTCATCAACATTCAAAGAATCAGTATCCAGAATGAAGAATGGTCTTATATCCCTTTTCACTAAGAATGGTGCCAAGGATTGTGACCGGTTTCGTGCCTAA